The stretch of DNA CCAGGCAGCCGGCGATGGCGTCCCGGATGTTAGCCATCGCCTCCTCAACCGTCTCCCCCTCGCTGACGCAACCCGGTATGGCGGGACACTCGACTACAAACCCGCCATCTTCAATGTCCGGCTTCACCACGACTGGATACTGCATGGCGTCTGTCTCCCTCTAGCCCTCGATGTCGTCGCGCTGCGGCCTGCGCACCACCCCCGGCGCGCCACGGGTAGCGGCGCCGCCTACCGCCCACGCCCCCGTACCCGATACCCAACACCGTCG from Armatimonadota bacterium encodes:
- a CDS encoding type II toxin-antitoxin system HicB family antitoxin produces the protein MQYPVVVKPDIEDGGFVVECPAIPGCVSEGETVEEAMANIRDAIAGCLAVLRDKGQPLPPPADAILATVEVAG